From a single Deinococcus budaensis genomic region:
- a CDS encoding CCA tRNA nucleotidyltransferase, producing MQLPSSNGRPGPGGRGAAGAWGNLQPGDRAWLMGLAARAAPGARVALVGGAVRDALLGAAPLDLDVVVEGQDAGALAAASGLPHLIHPAFGNATVTLPDGRRADLVRARRESYPVPGQNPWPVPGTLADDLARRDFGLNALALEVGPGGPGALLEVPGGLADLEARTLRPLHPRSLHEDASRLVRAARLAARLDLSAHPELRRQVPAALAMAGRTPRLHAELRLLLHEPRPGRAARRLEGWGAGALLPAGALPRLEALDARQDAGLPVPPQIYAAALLSAAPDPAALAGRLGLGEKAAALLARALGDGPASPGSPEGVLRGLLRPRAYPALTGRDVLALGVPPGPAVGAALAHLAARRRSGEVRSPEEERAALAAYLCGADLGP from the coding sequence CTGGGGCAACCTCCAGCCCGGCGACCGCGCGTGGCTCATGGGCCTGGCGGCGCGGGCAGCGCCGGGAGCGCGGGTGGCCCTGGTGGGCGGCGCGGTCCGTGACGCCTTGCTGGGAGCAGCGCCCCTCGACCTCGACGTGGTGGTGGAGGGCCAAGACGCCGGGGCGCTGGCCGCCGCCTCGGGGCTGCCGCACCTGATCCATCCCGCCTTCGGCAACGCGACCGTGACCCTGCCGGACGGGCGGCGTGCCGACCTGGTGCGGGCGCGGCGCGAGAGCTACCCGGTGCCGGGGCAAAACCCCTGGCCCGTCCCCGGCACCCTGGCCGACGACCTCGCCCGGCGCGACTTCGGGCTGAACGCGCTGGCCCTGGAAGTCGGGCCGGGCGGCCCCGGAGCGCTGCTGGAGGTTCCCGGCGGGCTGGCCGACCTGGAGGCGCGCACCCTGCGGCCCCTGCACCCGCGTTCGCTGCACGAGGACGCCAGCCGCCTGGTCCGGGCGGCCCGGTTGGCGGCCCGGCTGGACCTGAGCGCCCACCCCGAGCTGCGGCGGCAGGTGCCCGCCGCCCTGGCGATGGCCGGGCGCACGCCCCGCCTGCACGCCGAGCTGCGCCTGCTGCTGCACGAACCCCGTCCGGGCCGGGCCGCCCGGAGGCTGGAGGGCTGGGGGGCGGGAGCGCTGCTGCCCGCTGGAGCGCTCCCGCGCCTCGAAGCGCTGGACGCCCGGCAGGACGCGGGACTGCCGGTGCCCCCCCAGATTTACGCCGCCGCGCTGCTCTCGGCCGCCCCCGACCCCGCCGCGCTCGCCGGTCGCCTGGGTCTGGGCGAGAAGGCTGCCGCGCTGCTCGCCCGCGCGCTGGGCGACGGTCCCGCCTCCCCCGGCAGCCCGGAAGGCGTGCTGCGCGGCCTGCTGCGGCCCCGCGCCTACCCGGCCCTGACTGGACGGGACGTGCTCGCCCTGGGCGTGCCGCCCGGCCCGGCGGTGGGGGCGGCGCTGGCCCACCTCGCGGCGCGGCGGCGATCCGGCGAGGTCCGCTCGCCGGAGGAGGAACGGGCAGCGCTGGCGGCCTACCTGTGCGGCGCGGACCTGGGGCCGTGA
- a CDS encoding site-2 protease family protein, producing the protein MLLSLLSTNPLAFVIIALALALSLTVHEFAHAYTADRLGDPTPRRFGRVTLNPGKHLDPFGTLLLLIAGFGFARPVPINPNNLGRWGTMWVSAAGPLSNILIALLCAGLLVLLKPAAVLGSILLTVLSVNIVLAVFNLIPIPLLDGSRIIGALIPSLGRSLAQFEAQPFSFVIVMLFILLAQGPIGNIIRTVQGWVLGAVGA; encoded by the coding sequence ATGCTTCTCAGTCTGCTGAGTACCAACCCCCTCGCGTTCGTGATTATCGCGCTCGCGCTGGCGCTGTCGCTGACCGTTCACGAGTTTGCGCACGCCTACACCGCCGACCGCCTCGGGGACCCCACGCCCCGGCGCTTCGGGCGCGTCACCCTCAACCCCGGCAAGCACCTCGACCCCTTCGGCACGCTGCTGCTGCTGATCGCGGGATTCGGCTTCGCGCGGCCGGTGCCGATCAATCCGAACAACCTGGGGCGCTGGGGCACCATGTGGGTGTCGGCCGCCGGACCGCTGAGCAATATCCTCATCGCGCTGCTGTGCGCTGGCCTCCTCGTCCTGCTGAAACCGGCCGCCGTTCTCGGGAGCATCCTGCTGACGGTGCTGAGCGTCAACATCGTGCTGGCCGTCTTCAACCTGATCCCGATTCCGCTGCTCGACGGCAGCCGCATCATCGGCGCGCTCATTCCCTCGCTGGGCCGCAGCCTGGCTCAGTTCGAGGCCCAGCCATTCAGCTTCGTGATCGTGATGCTCTTTATCCTGCTTGCCCAGGGACCCATCGGGAACATCATCCGCACCGTGCAGGGCTGGGTGCTGGGCGCGGTGGGGGCGTAG